The candidate division WOR-3 bacterium genome contains the following window.
GAGACAGTTTGAAATATTCAGGAACAGCTGTCGAAAGGTCCAGTATTTTTGAATGAGGATCGTCCCAGAGCTCAGCCAGACAGGAAGAAACAGGCTCGTTAGTCCTGATTCCGCACATATCGCAACTTACGCCCTTTTTCGATAAAATTTCGCCAACTCGTTTACGACCTTCACCGACTATTAAAGTTTCCCGTATCCGGGATCCAAGCTCTATTGAATCTAATTTTACTGTTTTGGTCATGAACACAGGTTTCAATCCGTTTTTTTCGGATTTGAAAAGACCGCAATAATAATCATTGTTTCTGGCATCTCTCACCGACAATATGTATTCAGACAAATTTCTGTATTTCCACGCCATAGCGTAAAGCGCGTTCACTCCCTTCAATTCCGAGCGGGTTGCCTCCACCAGACCTTTCGCGAAAGCCATTCCTATTCTCAACCCCGTAAACGATCCCGGTCCGGTGACCAAGGCGGTTTTTCCCACTTCTGTAGATTTTAATGACAGAGCTTCGAGAGCCCGTTTGAAAACAGCCACAATGTCTTCTCCTCCCGGTTTGCGGGTAAAACACGAAATCTCAAATTTTCTTCCGGCAGGTGTTTTGAGAAAAAGTGAAACGCCTGAATATGATGTGTCCACTCCCAGGAATAACATTTTACTTTTCCATTACACGTCTTATCGCGGCTTCTCTTCCGCCGCCTTTAGCGATCCTTAGAAAGATATCCCATCTCGGATACGGAAGATAATCCGTTTCAAGTCTGTCCGCCCATTCGACGAGTTTGAGAGCATCTGACCCGATTATGTCGTCCCAAGCCAAAAAAGACAATTCTCCGTAGTTTTTCAACCTGTACAGGTCAACGTGGTATATCCCTATATCACCTTCGTAAAAATTTACAAAATTGAAAGAAGGACTGGTGACTCGTTCTGTGACGTTAAAAAAACGGCATATAGTCTGTACGGTGAAAGTCTTCCCCGCTCCCAGTGATCCGTACAGGGCGACGAAATCATCTGAGTAAAGTTTCGGACAAAACTTCTCGATCTCTTTTTTCATTGAATGCTGATCAGCAGCGAAGAAAACACGTTCAGGTCGAAGCAACGGCAATGCCTTCCATAACAAGATATGGGAAGTATTCTCCTTTTTCGATCCAGTTTTTGATTGTTTCGCCCGCGCCGCCTGTTATTATGACGTTCGGGGCCGATCCGGTGTCGGCGGCGATTTTATCCAGTGCCAAATCTATCGCGCCTTTTACGGAAAAATATATCCCGTTTGACACCGATTGATTCGTGGTGGAACCTGATGGAAGCTTGATTTCCAGTTTCTTGTAATCAATTCTTCCGATGCCCGGACAAGCCGAAAGAGATTCAGCCATCATTTGTATCCCGGGCATGATGAAACCGCCTTTGAAAACACCGTCTCTGTCTACAAAATTGAAAGTCATGGCGCTGCCTCCGTCTATGAGGACGAAAGGCGGCTGTTTTCTCACCATGGCTCCGATTATACCTAGAATTCTGTCAAGTCCGACTTTTTCAGAATCCGGTCCTTCAATCGGAACGTTTCTTATTATTTTTCTGTCCAGTACCTTGATGTTGTCCGTCTTAATAAATTCCGACAACAGCCTTATCCATTGAAAAGTCTTGTCCGGAACGACTGACGCTATCGCTATGCTGTCAAATCCCTGCGGAAGAGGAGGTATACTCTTTGGGATTTCCGTGAAATTTCTGCAGAGCTTGACTCTCGGAGGCGTTCCGGTGAGCAGGGCGAGTTTATGATTGCTGTTTCCTATATCCAGAGCAATGAGGTTCAATTTACCCCTTCCTGCCTTATGACCCAAACCGGCAGATTTACTTCTGTCTCGGCATGAAGTACTATCTTAACCGAATGACTGCCGAGTTTTTTTATGTGCTCGTTCATGAACACGTTGTGACGGTCAATAACAATTCCGTGCTGTTCTTCGAGAAGCTTCGCCACGTCTCTTTCAGTGACGGACCCGTAAAGCTTCTCCATCGGTGATGCCTTGGCTTTTATGGTTATGCTTTTACCTTCTATCAAACGGGCTATCTCTTCGGCTTCGCTTTTTCCTTTCATGGCCTTCTTCAGTCTCTGTTGTCTTATACTCTCGACCATTTTCAAAGCGCCGGGCGTTGCCAAGACGGCAAGTTTTTTCGGCAAAAGGTAATTTCTCGCATAACCTTTTTTGACGTTTACCGTGTCGCCGGTTTTGCCGAGTTTATCCACTATGTCTGTCAAAACGACTTTCACTTATCCTCCTCACCTGTAATACTCGATGACACTCGGCATCAGACCAGAATTTTTGCACGTTTTCACGGCTTTACTTACTTTTCTCTGATGAAGAGAGCACAAGCCGGTTATCCTTCTCGGAAGGATTTTTCCGCTCTCCATTATGAAATTTTCCAGTTTTTCGACGTCTTTATAGTCTATGGTGTCGATCTTTTCTTTACACAATAGGCAAACTTTCATACACTCAACCTCCTCATGTTAAAACGGTATATCGT
Protein-coding sequences here:
- the tsaB gene encoding tRNA (adenosine(37)-N6)-threonylcarbamoyltransferase complex dimerization subunit type 1 TsaB → MLFLGVDTSYSGVSLFLKTPAGRKFEISCFTRKPGGEDIVAVFKRALEALSLKSTEVGKTALVTGPGSFTGLRIGMAFAKGLVEATRSELKGVNALYAMAWKYRNLSEYILSVRDARNNDYYCGLFKSEKNGLKPVFMTKTVKLDSIELGSRIRETLIVGEGRKRVGEILSKKGVSCDMCGIRTNEPVSSCLAELWDDPHSKILDLSTAVPEYFKLSPAGI
- the tsaE gene encoding tRNA (adenosine(37)-N6)-threonylcarbamoyltransferase complex ATPase subunit type 1 TsaE; its protein translation is MKKEIEKFCPKLYSDDFVALYGSLGAGKTFTVQTICRFFNVTERVTSPSFNFVNFYEGDIGIYHVDLYRLKNYGELSFLAWDDIIGSDALKLVEWADRLETDYLPYPRWDIFLRIAKGGGREAAIRRVMEK
- a CDS encoding type III pantothenate kinase, whose amino-acid sequence is MNLIALDIGNSNHKLALLTGTPPRVKLCRNFTEIPKSIPPLPQGFDSIAIASVVPDKTFQWIRLLSEFIKTDNIKVLDRKIIRNVPIEGPDSEKVGLDRILGIIGAMVRKQPPFVLIDGGSAMTFNFVDRDGVFKGGFIMPGIQMMAESLSACPGIGRIDYKKLEIKLPSGSTTNQSVSNGIYFSVKGAIDLALDKIAADTGSAPNVIITGGAGETIKNWIEKGEYFPYLVMEGIAVAST
- a CDS encoding 50S ribosomal protein L9; translation: MKVVLTDIVDKLGKTGDTVNVKKGYARNYLLPKKLAVLATPGALKMVESIRQQRLKKAMKGKSEAEEIARLIEGKSITIKAKASPMEKLYGSVTERDVAKLLEEQHGIVIDRHNVFMNEHIKKLGSHSVKIVLHAETEVNLPVWVIRQEGVN
- a CDS encoding 30S ribosomal protein S18 translates to MKVCLLCKEKIDTIDYKDVEKLENFIMESGKILPRRITGLCSLHQRKVSKAVKTCKNSGLMPSVIEYYR